Proteins from one Bradyrhizobium roseum genomic window:
- a CDS encoding molybdopterin-dependent oxidoreductase: MSDSLGQETDQAREDWSPHSAHWGAFSARWNGATLEIQPYAEDPAPSSILQNFTTAMRHKARIQRPMVRKAWLDRSKAERTFDQPFVACPWDEVLDLLAGELSRVRTEHGAGAVFGGSYGWSSAGRFHHAQSQVHRFLNTAFGGYVRSVNSYSAGASAVILPHILGNYEALSRHNVTWDQVAEHTDTVLAFGGMALKNSEVASGGVSRHIERDAMQRAVQRGAVFYGVSPLRDDMPEVAGARWLPIKVGTDVALMLALAHTLLVENLWDRDFVARYCTGFDIFERYLLGRDDGTPKDAAWAADIAGISATTIIGLARRLPHGRTLITVSHSLQRAQYGEQPVWMGAVLAAMLGQIGLPGGGYNYALGALGHTGRRPHGLPIPTLPQGKNGVGDFIPVARISDMLLNPGKSFDYNGRTMRYPDIKLVYWAGGNPFHHHQDINRLRRAFNVPETIVVHENAWTPMAKFADIVLPATMTLERDDIGAAATDQRLVAMKKAVEPVGEARDDFDIFAALSQRMGVEQAFAEGRDSRQWLAHLYEPTRRALADAGCDAPDFEEFWRRGELALPPAPDDGGLLRAFRNDPDKNKLPTPSGKIEIHSTAIAGFGYDDCPPHPAWLPSTEPATARHPLTLIANQPATRLHSQLDFGAYSQSMKIAGREPVRLNPTDAARRGIADGDIVRLFNDRGACLAGAVVSDAVMAGVVQLSTGAWYDPEQGTAEQPLCIHGNPNVLTRDIGTSRLAQGCCGQVTVVECERFQGIPPAIHAFDPPDQQ; the protein is encoded by the coding sequence ATGAGCGACAGTCTCGGACAGGAAACGGATCAAGCCCGGGAGGACTGGAGCCCGCACAGCGCGCATTGGGGCGCGTTTTCGGCGCGATGGAACGGCGCGACGCTGGAGATCCAGCCTTACGCAGAAGATCCAGCGCCCTCCTCGATCCTGCAGAATTTTACCACGGCGATGCGGCACAAGGCCCGCATCCAACGGCCGATGGTGCGCAAGGCATGGCTGGACCGCAGCAAAGCCGAGCGCACCTTTGACCAGCCATTCGTCGCGTGCCCTTGGGACGAAGTGCTCGATCTGCTTGCGGGCGAACTGTCACGGGTCCGAACCGAGCATGGCGCGGGTGCCGTATTCGGCGGTTCCTATGGCTGGTCCAGCGCCGGACGGTTTCACCACGCGCAGAGCCAGGTGCATCGCTTCCTCAACACGGCGTTCGGCGGCTATGTGCGCTCGGTGAACAGCTACAGCGCCGGCGCCTCGGCCGTGATCCTGCCGCACATCCTCGGCAATTACGAAGCGCTCTCGCGCCACAACGTGACCTGGGATCAGGTCGCCGAACATACCGATACGGTGCTCGCGTTCGGCGGCATGGCGCTGAAAAATTCCGAAGTTGCCAGCGGCGGCGTCAGCCGGCACATCGAGCGCGACGCGATGCAACGGGCCGTACAGCGCGGCGCCGTGTTCTACGGCGTCTCGCCGCTGCGCGACGACATGCCGGAGGTGGCCGGTGCGCGATGGCTGCCGATCAAGGTCGGCACCGACGTGGCGCTGATGCTGGCGCTCGCGCACACATTACTGGTCGAGAACCTCTGGGACCGCGATTTCGTCGCGCGCTATTGCACCGGTTTCGACATCTTCGAACGTTATCTGCTCGGCCGCGACGACGGCACGCCAAAGGACGCAGCATGGGCCGCCGATATCGCCGGCATTTCCGCGACCACGATCATCGGCCTCGCCCGCCGCCTGCCCCACGGACGCACCCTGATCACGGTCTCGCATTCGCTGCAGCGCGCGCAATATGGCGAACAGCCGGTGTGGATGGGCGCGGTGCTCGCGGCCATGCTCGGCCAGATCGGCCTGCCCGGCGGCGGCTATAATTACGCGCTGGGCGCGCTTGGCCACACCGGCCGCCGCCCCCACGGCCTTCCGATTCCAACGCTGCCGCAGGGCAAGAACGGCGTCGGCGACTTCATCCCGGTGGCTCGCATCAGCGACATGCTGCTCAACCCAGGCAAGTCGTTCGACTACAACGGCCGCACGATGCGCTACCCTGATATCAAGCTGGTCTATTGGGCAGGCGGCAATCCGTTCCATCATCACCAGGACATCAACCGGCTGCGCCGCGCCTTCAACGTTCCCGAAACCATCGTTGTGCACGAAAACGCGTGGACACCGATGGCGAAATTCGCCGACATCGTGCTGCCGGCCACCATGACGCTGGAACGCGACGACATCGGCGCCGCCGCCACCGATCAAAGGCTGGTCGCGATGAAGAAGGCGGTCGAGCCGGTCGGCGAAGCGCGCGACGATTTCGATATTTTTGCCGCGCTGTCGCAGCGCATGGGCGTCGAGCAGGCCTTTGCGGAGGGACGCGACAGCCGGCAGTGGCTGGCCCATCTCTATGAGCCGACGCGGCGTGCGCTCGCCGACGCGGGTTGCGACGCGCCTGACTTCGAGGAATTCTGGCGGCGCGGCGAACTCGCGCTGCCGCCGGCTCCCGATGACGGCGGCCTGCTACGTGCCTTTCGCAACGATCCTGACAAGAACAAACTGCCGACGCCGAGCGGCAAGATCGAGATCCATTCGACGGCCATCGCGGGTTTTGGCTATGACGATTGCCCGCCGCATCCGGCCTGGCTGCCCTCGACCGAGCCTGCGACCGCGCGTCACCCTCTCACGCTGATCGCCAACCAGCCGGCGACGCGGCTGCACAGCCAGCTCGATTTCGGCGCCTATAGCCAGTCCATGAAAATTGCCGGCCGCGAACCGGTCCGCCTCAACCCCACTGACGCGGCGCGCCGCGGCATCGCCGATGGCGACATCGTCCGCCTGTTCAACGATCGGGGCGCGTGCCTGGCCGGCGCCGTCGTCTCCGACGCCGTCATGGCCGGCGTGGTGCAGCTGTCCACCGGCGCCTGGTACGATCCGGAGCAAGGCACGGCGGAACAACCGCTGTGCATCCACGGCAATCCGAACGTGCTGACGCGCGATATCGGCACCTCGCGGTTGGCGCAAGGCTGCTGCGGCCAGGTGACCGTGGTGGAGTGCGAAAGGTTTCAAGGAATCCCGCCTGCCATCCACGCCTTCGATCCCCCCGATCAGCAATGA
- a CDS encoding cupin domain-containing protein produces the protein MSEGRRIGKPAAKAKPRPAKRTTARPKARTSAKVDELAMDLAVGRRIRDLRHQHKLSLETIADRTELSIGFLSQIERGLSSPSLRVLATLADVLGVGIAALFGSRPSDPASGGVVTRRLQRAELKLWRTGISKQLLSPAGTENRLNLFLVHLEPGGSTGDELYTHDGEEAGLVLEGEMTLTVDAETWSLKQGDSFRFASRRPHRFSNPSEDAKAVVLWVNCVTAVT, from the coding sequence GTGAGCGAAGGCAGACGCATAGGGAAGCCGGCGGCCAAGGCCAAACCAAGGCCGGCAAAAAGGACAACGGCGAGGCCGAAGGCAAGGACATCAGCGAAAGTGGACGAGCTCGCGATGGACCTCGCCGTCGGCCGGCGCATACGCGACCTGCGGCATCAACACAAACTCTCGCTGGAGACGATCGCCGATCGTACGGAGCTGTCGATCGGCTTTCTCAGCCAGATCGAGCGCGGGCTGTCGTCCCCCTCGCTTCGCGTGCTGGCGACGCTGGCGGATGTACTCGGCGTCGGCATTGCCGCGCTGTTCGGCTCCCGGCCAAGCGATCCCGCTTCCGGCGGCGTCGTGACACGCCGGTTGCAGCGCGCCGAGTTGAAGCTGTGGCGCACCGGCATCTCCAAGCAATTGCTGAGCCCGGCGGGAACGGAAAACCGCCTCAATCTGTTTCTGGTGCACCTCGAGCCCGGCGGCAGCACGGGCGACGAGCTGTACACGCACGACGGCGAGGAGGCCGGCCTGGTGCTGGAAGGCGAGATGACGCTGACGGTCGACGCCGAAACCTGGTCGCTCAAGCAAGGGGACAGTTTCCGCTTTGCCAGCCGTCGCCCCCACCGCTTTTCAAATCCGTCGGAAGATGCCAAAGCGGTGGTGCTGTGGGTGAATTGCGTGACGGCGGTGACATGA
- a CDS encoding ABC transporter substrate-binding protein, translating into MALKRFFQAALAAVVIAAAAPATAQQLMKVGSTPTGIPFTFLDTKTNTIQGIMVDLITEIGKDAGFQVQIEPMQFSALVPSLTSSKIDIISAAMFATAARKEVIDFSDAVYTYGEGLVVPKTDAKKYASQEDLKGETVGAQVGTAFVDALKKTGLFGEVKVYDTIPDILRDVNAGRLKAGFADYPILAYNLKQGNFAEVRLVDSYKPVTVGTVAIGVRKSDTELLAKINASLAKLKASGAIAKILEKWGQKADAS; encoded by the coding sequence ATGGCTCTGAAGCGTTTCTTTCAGGCTGCGTTGGCGGCGGTGGTTATCGCAGCCGCGGCGCCGGCAACCGCGCAGCAGTTGATGAAAGTCGGTTCGACGCCGACGGGTATCCCCTTCACCTTCCTCGACACCAAGACCAATACCATACAGGGCATCATGGTCGACCTCATCACCGAGATCGGCAAGGATGCCGGCTTCCAGGTCCAGATCGAGCCGATGCAATTCTCCGCGCTGGTGCCGTCGCTGACCTCCAGCAAGATCGACATCATCTCGGCCGCGATGTTCGCCACGGCCGCGCGCAAAGAGGTGATCGACTTCTCCGACGCCGTCTACACCTATGGCGAGGGGCTCGTGGTGCCCAAGACCGACGCCAAAAAATACGCTTCGCAGGAAGACCTCAAGGGCGAGACCGTGGGCGCCCAGGTCGGGACGGCCTTTGTCGACGCGTTGAAGAAGACGGGGCTGTTCGGCGAGGTCAAGGTCTACGACACCATCCCCGACATCCTGCGCGACGTGAATGCGGGCCGCCTCAAGGCCGGTTTTGCCGACTACCCGATCCTCGCCTACAACCTCAAGCAAGGCAATTTCGCCGAGGTGCGCCTGGTCGATTCCTACAAGCCGGTCACCGTGGGCACCGTCGCGATCGGCGTGCGCAAGAGTGATACGGAACTGCTGGCGAAGATCAACGCCTCGCTCGCCAAGCTGAAGGCCAGCGGCGCCATCGCCAAAATTCTCGAGAAATGGGGACAGAAGGCCGACGCCTCCTGA
- a CDS encoding amino acid ABC transporter permease: MQKFLSDAVEFFPILLQGVWLTIVVTIGSLALSTVLGLFWALLRVSGIGVLASLSAGLINVIRGIPIIVLLFYLYFVMPDFGVALTALQASILGLGVAYSAYQSENFRAGIEAIDKGQIEAAQSIGMGWWLTMRRVVLPQAVKIVLPPYGNIMIMMLKDSSQASTITVAELALQGKLIASSTFKNTSVFTMVALMYLTMSIPLILLVRHFEKKASRK; encoded by the coding sequence ATGCAGAAGTTTCTCAGCGACGCCGTCGAGTTCTTCCCGATCCTGCTGCAGGGCGTCTGGCTGACGATCGTCGTGACCATCGGCTCGCTGGCGCTGTCGACCGTGCTCGGGCTGTTCTGGGCGCTGTTGCGGGTGTCCGGCATCGGCGTGCTCGCCAGCCTGAGCGCCGGACTGATCAATGTCATTCGCGGCATCCCGATCATCGTGCTGCTGTTCTATCTGTATTTCGTGATGCCGGATTTCGGCGTCGCATTGACGGCCCTGCAGGCCTCGATCCTCGGGCTTGGCGTCGCCTATTCCGCCTACCAGTCGGAAAACTTCCGCGCCGGCATCGAGGCCATCGACAAGGGCCAGATCGAGGCGGCGCAGAGCATCGGCATGGGCTGGTGGCTCACCATGCGCCGGGTGGTGCTGCCGCAGGCGGTCAAGATCGTGCTGCCGCCCTACGGCAACATCATGATCATGATGCTGAAGGATTCCTCGCAGGCCTCGACGATCACGGTCGCCGAGCTCGCGCTGCAGGGCAAGCTGATCGCGTCCTCCACCTTCAAGAACACCAGCGTGTTCACGATGGTGGCGCTGATGTATCTGACCATGAGCATTCCGCTCATCCTGCTGGTTCGGCATTTCGAGAAGAAGGCCAGCCGGAAATGA
- a CDS encoding amino acid ABC transporter ATP-binding protein, translating to MIKLDDVHKSFGTVEVLKGISASIAKREVVCIIGPSGSGKSTILRCINGLESYDRGDIRIEDISVDRNAPSIVSVRTQVSMVFQRFNLFPHRTALENVIEGPIYVKKEPRAEALERGLALLERVGLAEKADVYPPQLSGGQQQRVAIARALAMQPKAILFDEPTSALDPELVGDVLGVMRKLADDGMTMVVVTHEMGFARDVADRVLFIDGGVIVEQGPAKSLLNQPQHPRTQDFLRRVLHPL from the coding sequence ATGATCAAGCTCGACGATGTTCACAAGAGCTTTGGCACGGTCGAGGTGCTCAAGGGAATCTCCGCGTCGATTGCGAAGCGCGAGGTCGTCTGCATCATCGGCCCGTCGGGCTCCGGCAAGTCGACCATCCTGCGCTGCATCAACGGGCTTGAAAGCTATGACCGCGGCGACATCCGTATCGAGGATATTAGCGTCGATCGCAACGCACCCTCGATCGTTTCGGTCCGCACCCAGGTCTCGATGGTGTTCCAGCGCTTCAACCTGTTTCCGCACCGCACCGCGCTGGAGAACGTCATCGAGGGGCCGATCTATGTGAAGAAGGAGCCGCGCGCCGAGGCGCTGGAGCGCGGCCTCGCGCTGCTGGAGCGGGTGGGGCTGGCCGAGAAGGCCGATGTCTATCCGCCGCAACTGTCGGGCGGACAGCAGCAGCGCGTCGCGATTGCCCGGGCGCTCGCCATGCAGCCGAAGGCGATATTGTTCGACGAGCCGACCTCCGCGCTCGATCCCGAACTGGTCGGCGACGTCCTGGGCGTCATGCGCAAGCTCGCCGACGACGGCATGACCATGGTCGTCGTCACCCATGAAATGGGATTTGCCAGGGACGTGGCCGATCGCGTGCTGTTCATCGACGGCGGCGTGATCGTCGAGCAGGGGCCGGCCAAATCGCTTCTCAACCAACCGCAGCATCCGCGCACGCAGGACTTTTTGCGGCGCGTACTGCATCCACTCTGA
- a CDS encoding NAD(P)/FAD-dependent oxidoreductase, which translates to MNAPVHLPLRPSLYADTAVAPAATPPLHADRKVSVAIVGGGFTGLSTALHLAEQGVDVTVLEAQQPGWGASGNNGGQVNPGLKHDPDQIEADFGAELGGRMIAFAYGTTNYTFDLIRRYQIPCEARQNGTLRAAYNEASAAAIESTAKQCIRRGMPVEFLGREQMQEMTGSDRYLCAMLDKRGGDLHPLSYARGLARAAIAAGATVHGETPALSLSREGGGWRIATPRGIVHAEKVLLATNGFTDDLWPGLRRTIVPVFSSIAATAPLPEEVARAIMPTRSVLYESGHITVYYRIDAHNRLLMGGRGPMRWISKPSDVAYLIRYAERLWPGVKGATWTHGWNSRLAITPDHYPHVHEPAENLLISLGCNGRGVALSTAMGGQLAQRLAGGRDAQIDMPVTAIKPMPFHAFWPVGVTAAVLAGRVRDRLGM; encoded by the coding sequence ATGAACGCGCCTGTCCATCTGCCCCTGCGGCCAAGCCTTTACGCCGATACGGCGGTTGCGCCGGCAGCGACGCCGCCGCTGCACGCCGACAGGAAGGTCTCGGTTGCGATCGTCGGCGGTGGTTTTACGGGACTGTCCACCGCGCTGCATCTGGCCGAGCAGGGCGTCGATGTGACCGTGCTGGAAGCGCAGCAGCCGGGCTGGGGCGCATCGGGCAACAATGGGGGCCAGGTCAATCCAGGCCTCAAGCATGACCCCGACCAGATCGAGGCCGATTTCGGCGCCGAGCTCGGCGGCCGCATGATCGCCTTCGCCTACGGCACGACGAACTACACGTTCGATCTGATCCGCCGCTATCAGATCCCCTGCGAGGCCCGGCAAAACGGGACGCTGCGCGCGGCCTACAATGAAGCGAGCGCGGCGGCAATCGAAAGCACCGCGAAGCAGTGCATCCGGCGCGGCATGCCGGTGGAGTTCCTGGGCCGCGAGCAGATGCAGGAGATGACCGGCAGCGACCGCTATCTCTGCGCCATGCTGGACAAGCGCGGCGGCGACCTGCATCCGCTGAGCTATGCGCGCGGCCTGGCGCGCGCGGCGATCGCGGCCGGCGCCACCGTCCATGGCGAGACGCCGGCGCTTTCCCTGTCACGCGAAGGGGGCGGTTGGCGCATCGCGACGCCGCGAGGAATCGTGCACGCTGAAAAAGTGCTGCTGGCGACCAATGGCTTTACGGACGATCTATGGCCGGGCCTGCGCCGCACCATCGTGCCGGTGTTCTCGTCGATCGCCGCCACTGCGCCACTGCCGGAAGAGGTGGCGCGCGCGATCATGCCGACGCGCTCCGTGTTGTACGAGAGCGGCCACATCACGGTCTATTACCGCATCGATGCACATAATCGCCTGCTGATGGGTGGACGCGGGCCGATGCGCTGGATCAGCAAGCCGTCGGATGTCGCCTATCTCATCCGCTACGCCGAACGGCTATGGCCGGGCGTGAAGGGCGCCACCTGGACCCACGGCTGGAACAGCCGGCTCGCGATCACGCCCGATCACTACCCCCATGTGCACGAACCCGCGGAGAATCTCCTGATCTCGCTCGGCTGCAACGGCCGTGGCGTTGCGCTCTCCACTGCAATGGGCGGGCAACTCGCGCAACGTCTCGCCGGCGGCCGGGATGCACAGATCGACATGCCCGTTACCGCCATCAAGCCGATGCCGTTTCATGCCTTCTGGCCGGTGGGCGTCACCGCCGCGGTGCTGGCGGGCAGGGTGCGGGACCGGCTGGGGATGTAG
- a CDS encoding gamma-glutamyltransferase has translation MRDQFSDTQTFRKPAVTSKGGIVAAQSGKAARVGAEVLAAGGDCVDAVIATTFALGVLEPWMSGAGGGGAMVLYRAREDRYEVIDYGMRAPLSLRPEDYPLTGGAASDIFPWPRVKDDRNIHGPGAIAVPGVVAGMEEAHRRHAKLPWKELVSPSIALAGEGLAVDWWTTLMISSAAVDLRRYPASAAAYLMDGLPPNAPWGIKAKVRMPQERLQATMAQLASAGPRDFYEGDLAKNLASDIQAAGGALSVEDLAAFRAHLREPLVIPYRGGKVFATPELTAGPTLSRTLGLLQEHLKPARGTPDAAAYVAYASALQAAYRERLKDMGDQDGRRSLGADALAPACTTHFSVVDRDGNMAAVTQTLLSSFGSRFVSGQTGLTMNNGIMWFDPTPGTPNSLAPGKRCLTNYTPVLTQASDGRRAAIGASGGRRILPAVSQLVSFVMDYGMDLDATIHQPRIDASEGAVVIGDVRLPMPARDALSAQFDYEEARIQTLPMKFACPSIVLRDGDTNSGATEVFQPWSEAVAEG, from the coding sequence ATGCGCGACCAGTTCTCCGATACGCAAACGTTCCGCAAACCCGCCGTCACCTCCAAAGGCGGCATCGTCGCCGCGCAATCGGGCAAGGCGGCGCGGGTCGGCGCCGAGGTGCTGGCGGCCGGCGGCGACTGCGTCGATGCTGTCATCGCGACCACGTTTGCGCTCGGCGTGCTGGAGCCTTGGATGAGCGGGGCCGGCGGCGGCGGCGCGATGGTGCTCTACCGGGCGCGCGAGGACCGCTATGAGGTGATCGACTACGGCATGCGCGCGCCGTTGAGCCTGCGGCCCGAGGACTATCCGCTGACCGGCGGCGCCGCCTCCGACATTTTCCCCTGGCCCCGCGTCAAGGACGACCGCAATATCCACGGCCCCGGCGCGATCGCGGTGCCCGGCGTGGTGGCGGGCATGGAGGAAGCGCATCGCCGTCACGCAAAACTGCCGTGGAAGGAACTGGTCTCGCCGAGCATCGCGCTCGCCGGCGAGGGCCTTGCAGTCGACTGGTGGACCACGCTGATGATTTCGAGCGCGGCCGTGGATCTGCGGCGTTATCCCGCGAGTGCGGCGGCCTATCTCATGGATGGCCTGCCGCCGAATGCGCCATGGGGCATCAAGGCAAAGGTCCGGATGCCGCAGGAGCGGCTCCAGGCGACGATGGCGCAGCTCGCCAGCGCCGGCCCACGCGACTTCTATGAAGGCGATCTGGCGAAGAACCTGGCCTCCGACATTCAGGCGGCCGGTGGCGCGCTGTCGGTCGAGGACCTTGCGGCATTCCGCGCTCATTTGCGCGAGCCGCTGGTGATCCCCTATCGCGGCGGCAAGGTGTTTGCGACACCCGAACTCACCGCGGGCCCGACGCTGTCGCGCACGCTCGGCCTGCTGCAGGAACATCTGAAGCCCGCGCGGGGCACGCCCGATGCCGCCGCCTACGTCGCGTATGCTTCGGCACTGCAGGCGGCCTACCGCGAACGGCTGAAGGACATGGGCGACCAGGACGGCCGGCGTTCGCTTGGCGCGGATGCGCTGGCGCCGGCCTGCACGACGCACTTCTCGGTCGTCGACCGCGACGGCAACATGGCAGCGGTGACGCAGACGCTGCTGTCGAGCTTCGGCTCCAGATTCGTGTCCGGCCAGACCGGTCTCACCATGAACAACGGCATCATGTGGTTCGACCCGACGCCGGGCACGCCGAACTCGCTGGCGCCGGGCAAGCGCTGCCTCACCAACTACACGCCGGTGCTGACACAGGCGAGCGACGGGCGGCGCGCCGCGATCGGCGCCTCCGGCGGCCGGCGCATCCTGCCCGCGGTGAGCCAGCTCGTGTCCTTTGTCATGGATTACGGCATGGATCTCGACGCGACGATCCATCAGCCCCGCATCGACGCCAGCGAAGGCGCGGTCGTCATCGGCGACGTGCGCCTGCCAATGCCCGCGCGCGACGCGCTCAGCGCCCAATTCGATTACGAGGAGGCCCGTATCCAGACCCTGCCGATGAAGTTCGCCTGCCCCAGCATCGTGCTGCGCGATGGTGACACGAACAGCGGTGCGACCGAGGTGTTCCAGCCGTGGAGCGAGGCGGTGGCGGAGGGGTGA
- a CDS encoding enoyl-CoA hydratase-related protein: MSYEHITCDLDGAIMTVTLNRPDKLNAYTGQMGAEITDAFERADGDDNVRAIIVTGAGRAFCAGADVSGGAASFDTSGKHGAGVFASAKPGGGRFIEAIFNCRKPSIAAINGPAVGVGITMTLPMDVRIAARGAKIGFIFARRGLVPEAGSAWFLPKLVGLPQSLRWCLSGRTFDADEAKAGGLVSEVVEPAELLDRAKEIAREMTEATSPVAIALTRQMLWRFAGAPAPFELLGIDKPMSIERGSHADVREGVQAFLEKRPPLFPGKVSQDMPSQYPWWDNA, translated from the coding sequence GTGAGCTACGAGCATATCACCTGCGATCTCGACGGCGCGATCATGACCGTCACGCTCAACCGGCCCGACAAGCTGAACGCCTACACCGGGCAGATGGGCGCCGAGATCACAGATGCGTTCGAGCGTGCCGATGGCGACGACAATGTCCGCGCCATCATCGTGACCGGCGCGGGCCGTGCCTTCTGCGCCGGCGCCGACGTCTCGGGCGGCGCGGCGAGCTTCGATACCTCAGGCAAGCATGGCGCCGGCGTATTCGCCAGTGCCAAGCCGGGCGGTGGGCGCTTTATCGAGGCGATCTTCAACTGCCGGAAACCGTCGATCGCGGCGATCAATGGACCGGCCGTGGGCGTCGGCATCACCATGACCCTGCCGATGGATGTGCGGATCGCGGCCCGCGGTGCCAAGATCGGCTTCATCTTTGCCCGCCGCGGCCTGGTGCCGGAAGCCGGCAGCGCCTGGTTTCTGCCAAAGCTGGTGGGGCTGCCGCAATCGTTGCGCTGGTGCCTATCGGGGCGGACGTTCGATGCGGACGAAGCCAAGGCGGGCGGGCTCGTCTCCGAGGTCGTCGAGCCGGCAGAGCTTCTCGATCGCGCGAAGGAGATCGCCCGCGAGATGACGGAGGCGACTTCTCCCGTCGCGATCGCGCTGACGCGGCAAATGCTGTGGCGCTTCGCCGGGGCGCCCGCCCCGTTCGAGCTGTTGGGCATCGACAAGCCGATGTCGATCGAGCGCGGCAGCCATGCCGACGTGCGCGAAGGCGTGCAGGCTTTTCTCGAAAAGCGGCCGCCGTTATTTCCAGGAAAAGTGTCGCAGGACATGCCAAGCCAATATCCGTGGTGGGACAACGCCTAG
- a CDS encoding flavin-containing monooxygenase gives MTDGIKSHYEVVVVGAGVSGIYQIKRLADLGIDALVLDAAPDLGGTWYWNRYPGARFDSESYTYGYSFSKELLNEWHWKERFSSQPENLRYLNYVADKFDLRKYMRFNRKVAAAMFDETSNQWKLRLDDGFELTCRFVILAVGLLAVPTLPRLQGMETFKGRSFHTFYWPHEPVDLAGKKVGIIGTGATAIQIIGEIADKVGDLTVFQRRPNWSAPLNNSPISDAEMADIRARYDEIFAACTRSPGGFEHEPDRRGFYEVTPEERIALWDKLYDEPGFGIWLSNFREIFTDEAANAEFSAYIAGRIRQRVKDPVTAEKLIPKDHGFGVQRVPLETHYFEAYNRDNVHLVDLSETPLERITETGLRTSVRDYELDIIIYSTGFDAITGSFDAIDITGVGGIKLADQWRDGPSTFLGMMVHGFPNLLMPTGPQSGSASTNFPRGIENGVGWCMGLLEHIRRHGYTRAEPTAEAQARWTAHVTKMYAIMLMRKAKSWFTGYNSNVPGHEYGKTRYLVYNGGTPKYVAAITDVAQKGYEGVVFDADARAVAAAE, from the coding sequence ATGACCGACGGCATCAAGTCGCACTACGAGGTCGTCGTCGTTGGTGCCGGCGTCTCCGGCATCTACCAGATCAAGCGGCTGGCCGATCTCGGAATTGATGCCCTGGTGCTGGATGCCGCGCCCGATCTCGGCGGAACCTGGTACTGGAATCGCTATCCGGGCGCGCGGTTTGATTCCGAAAGCTACACCTACGGCTATTCGTTCTCGAAGGAGCTGCTGAACGAGTGGCACTGGAAGGAGCGCTTTTCGTCGCAGCCGGAGAATCTGCGCTATCTCAACTACGTCGCCGACAAGTTCGACCTGCGAAAGTACATGCGGTTCAACCGCAAGGTCGCGGCCGCCATGTTCGACGAGACGAGCAATCAATGGAAGCTCCGGCTCGACGATGGCTTCGAGCTGACCTGCCGCTTCGTCATTCTCGCGGTAGGCCTGCTGGCGGTGCCGACGCTGCCACGGCTGCAAGGCATGGAGACGTTCAAGGGCCGTTCGTTCCACACCTTCTACTGGCCGCACGAGCCGGTTGACCTGGCCGGCAAGAAGGTCGGTATCATCGGCACCGGCGCCACGGCGATCCAGATCATCGGCGAGATCGCCGACAAGGTCGGTGACCTGACCGTGTTCCAGCGCCGACCGAACTGGAGCGCGCCGCTCAACAACAGCCCGATCTCGGACGCCGAGATGGCTGACATTCGCGCGCGCTACGACGAGATTTTTGCCGCCTGCACCCGCAGCCCCGGCGGTTTCGAGCACGAGCCGGACCGGCGCGGCTTCTACGAGGTCACGCCCGAGGAGCGGATCGCGCTGTGGGACAAGCTCTATGACGAGCCCGGCTTCGGCATCTGGCTGAGCAATTTTCGCGAGATATTTACCGACGAGGCGGCCAACGCAGAGTTCTCCGCCTACATCGCCGGCCGCATCCGCCAGCGCGTCAAGGACCCGGTGACCGCGGAGAAGCTGATCCCGAAGGATCATGGCTTCGGCGTGCAGCGCGTGCCGCTGGAGACCCATTACTTCGAGGCCTACAACCGCGACAATGTGCATCTCGTCGACCTCAGCGAGACGCCGCTCGAGCGCATCACCGAGACCGGCCTGCGCACCAGCGTGCGCGACTACGAGCTCGATATTATCATCTATTCCACCGGCTTCGACGCCATCACCGGTTCCTTCGATGCGATCGACATCACCGGCGTCGGCGGGATCAAGCTCGCCGATCAGTGGCGCGACGGGCCTTCGACCTTTCTCGGCATGATGGTCCACGGCTTTCCGAATTTGCTGATGCCGACCGGGCCGCAGAGCGGTTCGGCCTCGACGAATTTTCCGCGCGGCATCGAGAACGGCGTCGGCTGGTGCATGGGCCTGCTCGAACACATCCGGCGGCACGGCTACACGCGCGCCGAACCCACGGCCGAGGCGCAGGCGCGCTGGACCGCGCACGTCACCAAGATGTACGCCATCATGCTGATGCGCAAAGCCAAGTCGTGGTTCACCGGCTACAATTCCAACGTTCCCGGCCACGAATACGGCAAGACGCGCTATCTGGTGTACAATGGCGGCACGCCGAAATACGTCGCCGCGATCACCGACGTGGCGCAGAAAGGCTACGAAGGCGTCGTGTTCGACGCCGATGCAAGGGCTGTGGCCGCCGCGGAATAG